The sequence below is a genomic window from Lelliottia sp. JS-SCA-14.
TTCACGCCTTCTGCGTACTCGCGTACCGGCAGGATGGCGGTGATACGTTCGTTCGGCTCCAGCGGCAGCAGGTTGACGATTGGACGACCACGCGCCCCGCGGCTCGCTTCCGGCAGCTGATAGACCTTCATCCAGTACAGACGACCACGGCTGGAGAAGCAGAGGATCGTGTCGTGGGTGTTGGCCACCAGCAGGCGGTCGATAAAGTCTTCTTCTTTAATACGTGCAGCAGATTTGCCTTTACCACCACGACGTTGTGCTTCGTAGTCGGTCAGCGGCTGATACTTCACGTAGCCCTGGTGAGACAGGGTCACAACCACATCTTCCTGGTTGATCAGATCTTCGATGTTGATATCCGCGCTGTTGGCGGTGATCTCAGTGCGACGCTCATCGCCAAACTGGTCGCGGACCAGCTCCAGCTCTTCGCGAATCACTTCCATCAGACGATCTGCGCTACCGAGGATGTGCAGCAGCTCAGCGATCTGCTCCAGCAGCTCTTTGTACTCGTCGAGCAGTTTTTCATGCTCAAGGCCGGTCAGTTTCTGCAGACGCAGATCCAGAATCGCCTGGGCCTGCTGTTCAGTCAGATAGTATTGACCGTCACGCACGCCGAACTCCGGCTCCAGCCATTCAGGACGCGCAGCGTCATCGCCCGCACGTTCCAGCATGGCGGCCACGTTACCCAGCTCCCACGAACGGGCAACCAGGCCCGCTTTCGCTTCGGCAGGGGTTGGCGCACGACGGATCAGTTCGATGATCGGGTCGATGTTCGCCAGCGCAACGGCCAGAGCTTCGAGGATATGGGCACGATCGCGTGCTTTACGCAGTTCGAAAATAGTACGGCGCGTCACCACTTCACGGCGGTGACGGACGAACGCGCTCAGGATCTCTTTCAGGTTCATGATCTTCGGCTGACCATGGTGCAATGCCACCATGTTGATACCGAAGGAAACCTGCAGCTGAGTCTGGGAGTAAAGGTTGTTCAGAACCACTTCACCCACGGCGTCGCGTTTGATTTCAATCACGATGCGCATACCGTCTTTATCAGACTCGTCACGCAGCGCGCTGATGCCTTCAACGCGTTTGTCTTTCACCAGCTCCGCGATTTTCTCGATCAGGCGCGCTTTGTTCACCTGATACGGAATTTCGTGGACGATAATGGTTTCACGACCGGTTTTCGCGTCCGCTTCCACTTCGGCGCGGGCACGAATATAAATTTTGCCACGACCGGTGCGGTAGGCTTCTTCAATACCGCGACGGCCATTGATGATGGCGGCAGTCGGGAAGTCCGGGCCTGGGATGTGTTCCATCAGCCCTTCAATGCTGATGTCTTCATCTTCGATAAAGGCCAGGCAGCCGTTGATCACTTCCGTGATGTTGTGCGGTGGAATGTTGGTGGCCATACCCACGGCGATACCGGAAGAACCGTTCACCAGCAGGTTTGGGATCTTGGTTGGCATCACGTCTGGAATGCGCTCGGTGCCGTCGTAGTTATCGACGAAATCCACCGTCTCTTTTTCCAGGTCGGCCATCAGCTCATGGGCGATTTTCGACATACGGATTTCCGTATAACGCATCGCCGCAGCGGAGTCGCCATCGACAGAACCAAAGTTACCCTGGCCATCTACCAGCATGTAACGCAAGGAGAATGGCTGTGCCATACGCACGATAGTGTCATAAACGGCGGTATCACCATGAGGGTGGTATTTACCGATTACGTCACCAACGACACGGGCAGATTTTTTGTAGGCTTTATTCCAGTCATTGCCCAATACGTTCATGGCGTATAGTACGCGACGGTGTACCGGCTTCAGGCCATCTCGGACATCCGGCAGCGCACGGCCAACAATGACCGACATCGCATAGTCCAGATAGGAGCTCTTCAGCTCTTCCTCAATGTTAACCGGTGTAATTTCTCTCGCAAGGTCGCTCATCTAACCGCTATCCCTCTACTGTGTCCCGGATTCAAAGGTCGCAAATTATAACACAACCGCTCTCAGACAGGTAAACCTGTATGCTTTATTCACGGGGAGAGCCTGATATACTCGATCCTCTTGCGAAATAAGGAGTAAAAGCGCCCATGAATGCCGAAAAATCCCCGGTAGCTCACAACGTTGACCACAACGAGATTGCCAAATTTGAAGCGGTGGCATCCCGCTGGTGGGATCTCGAAGGTGAGTTCAAACCTCTGCACCGCATTAACCCGCTGCGTCTGGGCTATATCGCGGAGCGTTCCGGCGGTCTGTTCGGTAAAAAAGTGCTCGATGTCGGCTGCGGCGGCGGCATTCTGGCTGAAAGCATGGCGCGCGAAGGCGCTACGGTCACCGGGCTGGATATGGGCTTTGAGCCGCTACAGGTCGCGCGTCTGCATGCACTTGAGAGCGGTATTCAGGTCGATTACGTTCAGGAGACGGTGGAAGAGCACGCGGCGAAGCACGCGCATCAGTATGACGTCGTCACCTGCATGGAGATGTTAGAGCACGTCCCTGATCCGCAGTCGGTGGTTAACGCCTGCGCAGCGCTGGTCAAACCCGGCGGTCAGGTCTTCTTCTCGACCATCAACCGTAACGGCAAAGCCTGGCTGATGGCGGTCGTAGGTGCAGAATATGTGCTGCGGATGGTGCCAAAAGGCACGCACGACGTGAAGAAATTCATCAAACCGGCGGAGCTGTTAGGCTGGGTCGATGGCACCTGGCTCAAAGAACAGCACATCACCGGTCTGCATTACAATCCGTTAACGGATAAATTCAAGCTCGCGCCGGGCGTAGATGTTAACTATATGTTGCACACAACCGCCAAAAACGACTAACGTCATCAACTATTCTTATAAAGATTGCGCGGCATCATGTTGCGCAATTTTGACCTCCCGTTGAAGAAATCAGCACTCGATCAAATTTTGAATTTTTTTTCTAAATTATTGACATGTCGTCCAGGCCTTACAGTACGAGGACTTAGGCTTTTTTACCCTTTCACAACCTCAATTTAACCTCAAAATCAACCCTTGTACTGAAATGATTCGATACTAGAATACTCACCATATAGCGTTCATTTAATCGCAAAACCCCTATATGTAGTATTTATCCACAGACTTAGTCACAAGGCAGTTCTGTGGATAAACGGGGGATATTTCTATTTCACGGTAATTCACGGACAGGTAAAAACCCACATGAATCAGAGTCTGCTGGTGACAAAGCGCGACGGTACCACTGAGCGCATCAATCTCGACAAAATCCATCGAGTTCTCGACTGGGCAGCAGAAGGACTGAATAACGTATCTATCTCCCAGGTTGAGCTGCGTTCTCACATTCAGTTCTACGACGGCATTAAAACCTCTGACATCCACGAGACCATCATCAAGGCGGCGGCAGACCTGATCTCCCGCGAAGCGCCAGATTATCAGTATCTCGCGGCACGTCTGGCCATTTTCCACCTGCGTAAAAAAGCCTACGGCCAGTTTGAGCCGCCAAAGCTTCACGATCACGTAGTGAAAATGGTTGAGCTGGGCAAATACGACACGCATCTGCTGGAAGACTATACGGAAGAAGAGTTCGAGCAGATGAACGGGTTTATCGATCACTGGCGTGACATGAACTTCTCCTACGCCGCGGTGAAGCAGCTCGAAGGCAAATACCTGGTGCAGAACCGCGTGACGGGAGAAATCTACGAGAGCGCGCAGTTCCTGTATATTCTGGTCGCCGCGTGCCTGTTCTCCGGCTACCCGCGTGAAACGCGTCTGAGCTACGTGAAGCGTTTCTATGATGCGGTTTCTACCTTTAAAATTTCTCTGCCTACGCCGATCATGTCTGGCGTGCGCACCCCGACTCGTCAGTTCAGCTCCTGCGTCCTGATCGAGTGCGGCGACAGCCTGGACTCCATCAACGCCACCTCCAGCGCGATTGTGAAATACGTCTCCCAGCGTGCCGGTATCGGCATCAACGCCGGTCGTATTCGTGCGCTGGGCAGCCCGATTCGCGGCGGTGAAGCGTTCCACACCGGCTGTATTCCGTTCTACAAACACTTCCAGACCGCTGTGAAATCCTGCTCGCAGGGCGGCGTTCGTGGTGGCGCTGCGACGCTGTTCTACCCGATGTGGCACCTGGAAGTCGAAAGCCTGCTGGTCCTGAAAAACAACCGTGGCGTTGAAGGCAACCGCGTTCGTCACATGGACTACGGCGTACAGATCAACAAGCTGATGTACACCCGCCTGCTGAAAGGCCAGGACATCACCCTGTTCAGCCCGTCTGACGTCCCGGGTCTGTACGATGCGTTCTTCGCCGATCAGGACGAGTTCGAGCGTCTGTACACCCAATACGAAAACGACGACAGCATCCGTAAGCAGCGCGTGAAAGCCGTGGACCTGTTCTCCCTGATGATGCAGGAACGTGCCTCCACTGGCCGTATCTACATCCAGAACGTCGACCACTGCAACACCCACAGCCCGTTTGATCCGGCCATCGCGCCAGTGCGCCAGTCTAACCTGTGCCTGGAGATCGCCCTGCCGACCAAACCGCTGTACGACGTTAACGACGAAAACGGTGAAATCGCACTTTGCACCCTGTCCGCTTTCAACCTGGGCGCGATCAAGAGCCTGTCCGAGCTGGAAGAGCTGGCGGTGCTGGCGGTTCGTGCGCTGGATGCCCTGCTGGATTACCAGGACTACCCAATCCCTGCGGCAAAACGCGGCGCAATGGGCCGTCGTACCCTGGGTATTGGCGTGATCAACTTTGCCTACTGGCTGGCGAAAAACGGTAAACGTTACTCCGACGGCAGCGCCAACAACCTGACCCACCAGACCTTCGAAGCCATTCAGTACTACCTGATGAAAGCGTCGAACGAGCTGGCGAAAGAGCAAGGCGCGTGCCCGTGGTTCAACGAAACTACCTACGCGAAAGGCATTCTGCCGATCGATACCTACAAGAAAGATCTGGACGGTATCGTGAACGAGCCGCTGCATCTCGACTGGGAAGGCCTGCGTGAGTCCATCAAAACTCACGGTATGCGTAACTCCACGCTCTCCGCGCTGATGCCGTCCGAGACCTCTTCGCAGATCTCCAACGCCACCAACGGCATTGAGCCGCCGCGCGGCCACGTGAGCATCAAAGCGTCGAAAGATGGCGTGCTGCGTCAGGTGGTGCCGGATTACGAACTGCTTGGCAATAACTACGAACTGCTGTGGGAGATGCCGAATAACGACGGTTACCTGCAGCTGGTGGGCATCATGCAGAAGTTTATCGACCAGTCGATCTCTGCTAACACCAACTATGACCCGACGCGCTTCCCGTCTGGTAAAGTGCCGATGCAGCAGTTGCTCAAAGATCTCCTGACCGCCTACAAATTTGGCGTGAAAACCCTGTACTATCACAACACCCGTGACGGTGCTGAAGATGCGCAGGATGACATGGCACCTTCTATCCAGGACGATGGCTGCGAAAGCGGCGCGTGTAAGATCTAGTATTGTCTTTTGCCGGATGGCGGCGTAAACGCCTTATCCGGCCTACATAATTACAAGGTGTTGTAGGCCGGATAAGCGAAGCGCCATCCGGCATTACACTCCTACAGGACCCACATTAATGGCATATACCACCTTTTCACAGACGAAAAACGACCAGCTCAAAGAGCCGATGTTCTTCGGCCAGCCGGTCAACGTGGCACGCTACGATCAGCAAAAATATGACATCTTCGAAAAGCTGATCGAAAAGCAACTCTCCTTCTTCTGGCGTCCGGAAGAAGTGGATGTTTCCCGCGATCGTATCGACTTCCAGGCGCTGCCGGACCATGAAAAGCACATCTTCCTCAGCAACCTGAAATACCAGACGCTGCTGGACTCCATTCAGGGTCGTAGCCCGAACGTGGCGCTGCTGCCGCTGATCTCCATCCCGGAGCTGGAAACCTGGGTTGAAACCTGGGCGTTCTCCGAGACGATCCACTCGCGCTCCTACACCCACATCATCCGCAACATCGTCAACGATCCGGCGGTGGTGTTTGACGATATCGTCACCAACGAGCAGATCCAGAAACGCGCCGAGGGCATCGCCCACTACTACGACGAGCTGATCGAAATGACCAGCTACTGGCATCTGCTGGGCGAAGGCACGCACAACGTGAACGGCAAAACCGTCACCGTGAATTTGCGCGCCCTGAAAAAACAGCTGTACCTGTGCCTGATGAGCGTCAACGCGCTGGAAGCGATCCGCTTCTACGTCAGCTTTGCCTGCTCGTTTGCCTTCGCCGAGCGTAAGCTGATGGAAGGTAACGCCAAAATCATCCGTCTGATCGCCCGTGACGAAGCCCTGCATCTGACCGGTACTCAGCATATGCTGAACCTGCTGCGCAGCGGCGTGGACGATCCGGAGATGGCTGAAATCGCCGAAGAGTGCAAACAAGAGTGCTACGACTTGTTTGTGCTGGCCGCGCAGCAGGAGAAAGAGTGGGCAGATTACCTGTTCCGCGACGGTTCGATGATCGGTCTGAACAAAGACATTCTGTGCCAGTACGTGGAGTACATCACTAACATCCGCATGCAGGCGGTGGGTCTTGAGCTGCCGTTCAAAACGCGTTCTAACCCGATTCCGTGGATCAACACCTGGCTGGTGTCCGATAACGTACAGGTTGCGCCGCAGGAAGTGGAAGTGAGTTCGTACCTGGTCGGTCAGATTGATTCCGAAGTGAACACTGACGACCTGAGCGATTTCCAGCTCTGATGAGCCGCGTCACGCTAAGCCTTTCCGGCACAGAAGTGCTGTGCCGCGAAGAGCACCCTTCCCTGCTGGTGGCGCTCGAGTCGCATCAGGTTGAGGTCGAATACCAGTGTCGCGCCGGTTACTGTGGCTCCTGCCGCTGTCGTTTAGTGGCAGGCCAGGTTGACTGGCTCACGGAGCCGCTGGCATTTATCCACGAAGGGGAAATTTTGCCCTGCTGCTGCCGGGCAAAAGGCGATATCGAAATCGAAATGTAATGCCCGCTTTCTGGACTGACCCCATAAAGTTGGACAGTTCATGTTAAGCGGCTATCGGGGTCTGGGTTCGGTATTCTACCGGACTCAGACCTTTTAATTTCAGACTGATCCGCTCGTTGTTATAGTAATGGATATAGTCCTCTATCGCCTTCCTCAGTTCATTCAGATTGCTGAACCTGTTCAGGTAAAAACACTCCGATTTCAGTGTGCCGAAGAAGTTCTCCATTACCGCGTTATCCAGGCAGTTTCCCTTGCGCGACATGCTTTGTGTCATACCCTTCGCCTTTAACTTTGCCTGATAACCTGCCATTCGATATTGCCAGCCCTGATCCGTGTGCAGCAACGGTGCATCCTCCGGTTCGAGCACTGAGAATGCATCATGCAGCATCGTATTAACCATCTCCATCACCGGCCTTTCCGACAGGCTGTATGAGATAATCTCCCGGTTAAACAGATCGAGAACCGGCGACAGGTACAGCTTTTTACCCTGCACCGAGAACTCGGTAACATCCGTGACCCATTTTTCATTGGCTTTCGATGCACCGAAGTTCCGGCCCAGGATATTGGGTGCAGCCTTGCCCACCTCACCTTTCCAGGCACGATATTTCTTCACCCTTATCAGAGAGCGGAGCGACAGCTCTGCCATCAGCCGCTGCACTGTTTTATGGTTTACCAGCAACCCTAGTTTTCTCAATGAGAGCGTGATCCTGCGGTAGCCATAACGCCCTTTGTGATAGTGGTAAATCTCTCTGATTTTGTCTTTCAGCCCGGCATGCCTGTCCATTCGCTTCAGCGCATTTATATTGTGATACCACGTACTGCGGGACATGTCCGCCGCACGCAAAAGATCACTGAGCGCATACTCCAGCCTTAGCTCACTGATTATTACGGCTTTCTGCCGTTTTTCTCGCTTTGAACTAAGGCCTTCAGCTTTTTTAGGTAGGCATTCTCTGCGCGCAGGTAACGAAGTTCAGCCCGCAACTCTTCAGGAGATAACTTTTCCAGCGCAGCATCGGTAAGTGGAGGTGTTTTTTTGGGTTTTGTCATGTCCTTGCTCCGGCCAGGTTTTATGCTCAGAAGTCCTTTTTCACCTGCGTCTTTGTAGACATTCACCCAGTGCCGGACAACGGTTTCAGTGGAGATATTAAACCGTGCGGCAGCTTCGCGCATCGAAAGTTCTTCAGCGAGAACAGTGCGTACGACAGCAATCCGGAACGCCGGAGAATGGCGGTCATTTTTCCAGGTAATGCCATCAATACCGTGGAGTTGCCAGGCTCTTACCCAGCGTCGCACTGATGTTCTTTCAACCCCAAAACGTTCAGCGGTACGATGTGTTCCATCTTTTCCGGCAAGGTAGTGATTGACTACAGCTAATCTGGTTTCGAGGGAATATTTTGGCTTTGCCATAAAAAACTGCACCTTACTCAGTTGGGTGTCCAACTTTTGGGGTGCAGTCCATTCGCGGGCATTTTTTTATCCGCGTTTCTGCATCATCTCGGCATGATGACGCTTCTCGCCAATCATCACCACGATCAACAGCAACACCGCCATCACGCTGCCGCCAATCATCACCATAAAGCCACCGTCCCAGCCGAAGAAATCGACCGTGTAGCCAACAATGGCGCTGGCCGCGACCGACCCGCCGAGATAGCCAAACAGACCGGTAAAGCCCGCGGCGGTTCCTGCGGCTTTCTTCGGTGCCAGCTCCAGAGCATGCAGACCGATCAGCATCACCGGGCCGTAAATCAGGAAGCCAATCACGATCATACAGGCCATATCCACGCCTGGATTACCCGGAGGGTTGAGCCAGTAAACGACCGTCGCGATGGTCACCAGAGTCATAAAGAACACGCCCGTTGCGCCACGGTTGCCTTTGAACACTTTGTCCGACATCCAGCCGCAAATCAGCGTCCCCGGGATCCCGGCGTATTCATACAGGAAATAGGCCCACGAGGACTTATCCAGCGCGAAATGCTTCACCTCTTTCAGGTAGGTCGGCGACCAGTCGAGGATGCCGTAGCGCAGCAGATAGACAAACACGTTCGCCACCGCGATATACCACAGCAGTTTGTTTGGCAGGACGTATTTCATGAAGATCTGCTTCGCCGTCAGCTCCTCTTCATGCTGCTCGCTGTAGTCATCCGGATAGTCGTTTTTATACTCTTCAATCGGCGGCAGACCGCAGGACTGCGGCGTGTCGCGCATCAGGGCGAAGGCAATCATCGCCACCAGAATCGCGCCGAACGCCGGCATGTACAGCGCCGCTTTCCAGTCGTTAAACCACGCCATTCCCAGCAGGAACAGCAGCGGTGGAATACCGCCGCCGACGTTATGGGCGCAGTTCCACACCGACACAATCCCGCCGCGCTCTTTCTGCGACCACCAGTGAACCATGGTGCGTCCGCACGGCGGCCATCCCATCCCCTGGAACCAGCCGCAGACAAACAGCAGAACAAACATCACCGCGATGCTCGACGTCGCCCAGGGCACAAAGCCCATAAACAGCATCACCGCCGCCGCGAGGATCAGCCCCGCCGGTAAGAAGACGCGCGGGTTAGAGCGATCCGAGACGGATCCCATAATGAATTTAGAAAAACCATAGGCGATGGAAATGCCGGACAGGGCAAAACCTAAGTCACCGCGTGAAAAACCCTGCTCGACCAGGTACGGCATCGCCAGCGCGAAGTTTTTACGCACCAGGTAGTAGGCGGCATAGCCAAAGAAAATCCCGAGGAAGATTTGCCAGCGCAGGCGGCGATAGAGCGGGTCGACTTCTGCTTCTGGCAGACGCGCCCGATGCGGGGCAGGTTTGAAGATACTGAGCATAACAGCCTCCGTGGCCATGTATTGAATTGCCGGGCGTTATACATCACCCCGGCTCCAGAGAGGCGGGGATGTTAAATAATCACAACGATTGTTACTGTGAATCAACGCACGAATTGTTACAGAAATATGACACAGTGCGCAAAAAGGCGCACGGAATCACGTTTCATTTTCGTATTATGCTCGATTATGTTCGAAATCAAACAAACCCCATTTTTGATGTGGCTAAATGGTAAAAAAACGAACATGAGGGAAGACAATGACAATCCGCGATCCTCGTTACAGCGATGTGATTATCATTGGCGGCGGCGCAACGGGCGCCGGAATGGCGCGGGACTGCGCCCTGCGAGGCTTGAGCGTGACGCTCCTCGAGCGTCATGACATTGCCACCGGTGCAACCGGGCGTAACCACGGCCTGCTCCACAGCGGCGCGCGCTACGCCGTCACCGATAACGAATCCGCGCGCGAGTGCATTGCCGAAAATCAGATCCTCAAACGCATCGCCCGCCACTGCATTGAGCCGACCAGCGGCCTGTTTATCACCCTGCCCGAAGACGATCTCGCCTTTCAGCAAACCTTTATTACCGCCTGCACGGAGGCCGGGATTTCCGCCGAAGCAATCGATCCTCAGCTTGCCCGACGCATCGAACCGGCGGTAAACCCTGCGCTGCTGGGCGCGGTGAAAGTTCCCGACGGCACCGTCGACCCCTTCCGTCTGACGGCGGCCAACATGCTCGACGCCCGTGAGCACGGCGCGACCGTTCTGACCGCCCACGAAGTGACGGGGCTGATCCGCGAAGGCGACAGAGTGCGGGGCGTGCGCGTCTACGACCATCTCTACGGGGAACACAGCGCGTTGTACGCCAGCGTGGTGGTGAACGCGGCGGGGATCTGGGGCCAACGCATTGCCGAATATGCGGATCTCTCCATTCGCATGTTCCCGGCCAAAGGCTCGCTGTTGATCCTCGATCATCGCATCAACAATCACGTCATCAACCGCTGTCGCAAACCGTCTGACGCCGACATCCTGGTGCCCGGCGATACCATCTCTCTGATTGGCACCACCTCCACGCACATTGATTACAACGACATCGACAGCAACCGCGTCACCGCCGAAGAGGTGGATATCCTGCTGCGCGAGGGGGAAAAACTGGCCCCGATCATGGCGCAAACCCGCATTCTGCGCGCCTATGCCGGTGTGCGTCCGCTGGTCGCCAGCGATGACGACCCGAGCGGACGCAACGTCAGCCGCGGGATTGTTTTGCTGGATCACGCCGCGCGCGACGGGCTGGAAGGCTTTATCACCATCACCGGTGGCAAGCTGATGACCTACCGTCTGATGGCCCAGTGGGCGACGGACGCCGTGTGCCGCAAGCTGGGCAATACGCAGCCCTGCACCACCGCGGAACGTCCGCTGCCCGGTTCGCAGGAGCCGACCGAAAAAACGCTACAAAAAATCATCTCCCTGCCCGCACCGCTGCGCGGTTCAGCCATTTACCGTCACGGGGATCGCACGCCCGTCTGGCTTGGGCAAGGACGTCTCAGCCGCAGCCTGGTGTGTGAATGCGAAGCCGTCACGGCGGGGGAAGTGCAGTACGCGGTCGAAAACCTGACGGTCAATAATCTGCTCGATTTGCGTCGCCGCACCCGAGTGGGGATGGGCACCTGTCAGGGCGAGCTGTGCGCCTGCCGCGCGGCAGGTCTTCTGCAACGGTTTAACGTGACCACCTCAGCGCAATCACTGACGCAGCTCAGCGAGTTCCTCAACGAGCGCTGGAAAGGGGTGCAGCCTATCGCCTGGGGCGACGCGCTGCGCGAAAGCGAATTTACCCGCTGGGTCTATCAGGGTCTGTGCGGACTGGAAAAGGAGCAGCACGATGAAGTTTGATACGG
It includes:
- the glpA gene encoding anaerobic glycerol-3-phosphate dehydrogenase subunit A: MTIRDPRYSDVIIIGGGATGAGMARDCALRGLSVTLLERHDIATGATGRNHGLLHSGARYAVTDNESARECIAENQILKRIARHCIEPTSGLFITLPEDDLAFQQTFITACTEAGISAEAIDPQLARRIEPAVNPALLGAVKVPDGTVDPFRLTAANMLDAREHGATVLTAHEVTGLIREGDRVRGVRVYDHLYGEHSALYASVVVNAAGIWGQRIAEYADLSIRMFPAKGSLLILDHRINNHVINRCRKPSDADILVPGDTISLIGTTSTHIDYNDIDSNRVTAEEVDILLREGEKLAPIMAQTRILRAYAGVRPLVASDDDPSGRNVSRGIVLLDHAARDGLEGFITITGGKLMTYRLMAQWATDAVCRKLGNTQPCTTAERPLPGSQEPTEKTLQKIISLPAPLRGSAIYRHGDRTPVWLGQGRLSRSLVCECEAVTAGEVQYAVENLTVNNLLDLRRRTRVGMGTCQGELCACRAAGLLQRFNVTTSAQSLTQLSEFLNERWKGVQPIAWGDALRESEFTRWVYQGLCGLEKEQHDEV